One stretch of Microbispora sp. ZYX-F-249 DNA includes these proteins:
- a CDS encoding DUF222 domain-containing protein, protein MLVASVRESAQALASAPVPDDADICLAEAEDLLFARDRITSALADRVARVHRVGQARRHGHASTRSWLRTSGGMTVVGAGRLLTLAVELARLPRVREKFAAGELAAGVAEAICAAISGLPDEQAALAEPILVELAARAGAAEVAKAGRYLRAVLDPDGEDRDERADYARRFLRVRPGKGGGLEGEFYLPREHAARLQALLDAYAKP, encoded by the coding sequence GTGCTGGTGGCCTCGGTGCGGGAGTCGGCGCAGGCGTTGGCGTCGGCGCCGGTTCCCGACGATGCGGACATCTGCCTGGCCGAGGCCGAGGACCTGTTGTTCGCCCGGGATCGGATCACGTCTGCTCTTGCGGATCGGGTGGCGCGGGTGCATCGGGTGGGGCAGGCCAGGCGGCACGGTCATGCCTCCACCCGCAGTTGGCTGCGCACCTCGGGCGGGATGACCGTCGTCGGTGCGGGCCGGCTGCTGACGTTGGCGGTGGAGCTGGCCCGCCTGCCTCGGGTGCGGGAGAAGTTCGCCGCCGGCGAGCTGGCGGCCGGAGTGGCCGAAGCCATCTGCGCGGCGATCTCCGGGTTGCCGGATGAGCAGGCCGCGCTGGCCGAGCCGATCCTGGTGGAGCTGGCGGCCAGGGCGGGCGCGGCGGAGGTGGCCAAGGCGGGTCGTTATCTGCGGGCGGTGCTGGACCCCGATGGTGAGGACCGCGATGAGCGGGCCGACTACGCGCGGCGGTTCCTCCGGGTCCGCCCGGGCAAGGGCGGCGGGCTGGAAGGGGAGTTCTATCTCCCGCGTGAGCACGCCGCCCGGTTGCAGGCGTTGCTGGACGCCTACGCCAAACCG
- a CDS encoding cysteine--tRNA ligase — protein MLRLHDTLTRQVVPAAPAGSRILRVYTCTAHETAGLADLRPALLADLVRRLAERAGLRVLACRNVSDLGGGDGASLDADTLALNMRAPEHSPRTSETMGVVIELIGRLIERGHAYVTPEGAVFFDAASFPTYGDISGKPDAVSDWPLWEPLGDSTDGGAGSAWNAPWGRGLPGRDIECSATPLRFLGARFDLYVGGADLCFPHHERARAQSNAATGQEAAAHWAHSGRLLFDGRPAGTGDVVSLSGVAAAGLDPLAVRLALLEHHYRRPVDLTWDALRTADEELRRLRRRVAEWAESPSRPIDDAHAQRVQQALDDDLDTPEALRLLRDLEADESVAPGSKFETFLHFDHVLALDLPADIGRI, from the coding sequence ATGTTGCGGCTCCACGACACCCTGACCCGGCAGGTCGTGCCTGCCGCCCCGGCCGGCTCGCGAATCCTGCGGGTGTACACCTGTACCGCGCATGAGACCGCCGGTCTCGCCGACCTACGCCCCGCCCTGCTCGCCGACCTGGTCCGCCGCCTCGCCGAGCGCGCCGGACTGCGGGTGCTCGCCTGCCGCAACGTCTCCGACCTCGGTGGCGGAGACGGCGCCTCACTGGACGCCGACACGCTCGCGCTCAACATGCGCGCCCCCGAGCACTCCCCCCGGACCAGCGAGACCATGGGCGTGGTGATCGAGCTCATCGGACGGCTCATCGAGCGCGGCCACGCCTACGTGACCCCCGAGGGGGCGGTGTTCTTCGACGCGGCATCCTTCCCCACGTACGGCGACATCTCCGGCAAGCCCGACGCGGTCTCCGACTGGCCCCTGTGGGAGCCCCTGGGGGATTCGACGGACGGCGGCGCCGGGTCGGCCTGGAACGCCCCCTGGGGACGCGGTCTCCCCGGCCGCGACATCGAATGTTCGGCCACGCCGCTGCGCTTCCTCGGCGCGCGCTTCGACCTGTACGTGGGCGGGGCCGACCTGTGCTTCCCCCACCACGAGCGGGCGCGGGCCCAGTCGAACGCCGCGACGGGTCAGGAGGCCGCCGCCCACTGGGCGCACTCCGGGCGCCTGCTGTTCGACGGCCGCCCCGCCGGCACCGGCGACGTGGTCTCGCTGTCCGGCGTCGCCGCCGCCGGCCTCGACCCCCTCGCCGTACGGCTGGCCCTGCTCGAGCACCACTACCGGCGACCGGTCGACCTCACCTGGGACGCCCTCCGCACCGCCGATGAAGAACTGCGGCGGCTCCGGCGCCGGGTCGCCGAATGGGCCGAATCGCCGAGCCGACCGATCGACGATGCCCACGCCCAGCGCGTCCAGCAGGCCTTGGACGACGACCTCGACACGCCGGAGGCGCTGCGCCTGTTGCGCGACCTGGAGGCCGACGAGTCGGTCGCGCCGGGTTCCAAGTTCGAGACCTTCCTCCACTTCGACCACGTGCTCGCCCTCGATCTCCCCGCCGACATCGGCCGGATCTGA
- a CDS encoding sigma factor-like helix-turn-helix DNA-binding protein: MNLSLSDIVPPLRWTAPSQVEPIASDPGLPDAWWQALPLDRACAAVGTGQVASRLADLTIACWAHLVLGDILPLLRFTHPEESLQTPGPRESVHELYVDVIDKLLATEPAREPAGAAVPPALPERPMPEIIDEIFARLDDRQRAIARDRLYFDASQQPGQAQRATLDELAQRFSVTRERIRQIERDLRDHVMDWLNGPAAAPLNAHLSWLRTRLGSAVPADDLAAAVPWHRTELITLAIPAWRFVRTLLTGYEQVDGWLVAGGADELREKTRQLFADGPRPLDEAVSLVSQLGIREDIAERWLASVPHLRVLDGHVVPWPRSMGDKAEAVLAVTHAPLTPEEIQTRIGEDYSLVGIRNQLASDERFIRLDRSKYGLRRWGGDEYLGIREMIIREIERAGGEASVSTVVDNLTSRYDVSESSIRAYAGGPGFERTQRGYIRVAGQDQAEPYQPRRDVSMTRRCFRSRDGRWWHRVDVNAEHLRGSGSPLPTGFAAHLGMAPGGQLTASTASGEVVISWHNQPTIGSIRNVLAEYNASEGDHVFLTVSDGGELLTRFLPAAAAGLPAINQALHLIGYTAPVASEAEGLRLIGARIGLPEGIAREEVLDRLRERGDRDILTFLA, translated from the coding sequence ATGAACCTCAGCCTTAGCGACATCGTGCCTCCGCTGCGCTGGACCGCGCCCAGCCAGGTAGAGCCGATCGCGAGCGACCCCGGTCTTCCCGACGCGTGGTGGCAGGCGCTCCCCCTCGACCGGGCCTGTGCGGCGGTGGGGACCGGCCAGGTCGCCTCCCGGCTCGCCGATCTCACGATCGCCTGCTGGGCGCACCTGGTCCTCGGCGACATCCTGCCGCTGCTGAGGTTCACCCACCCCGAGGAGAGCCTGCAGACGCCCGGCCCCCGGGAGAGCGTCCACGAGCTGTACGTCGACGTGATCGACAAGCTGCTGGCCACCGAGCCGGCGCGGGAGCCGGCCGGAGCCGCGGTCCCGCCCGCTCTCCCCGAGCGGCCGATGCCCGAGATCATCGACGAGATCTTCGCGCGGCTGGACGACCGTCAGCGGGCCATCGCGCGGGACCGGCTCTACTTCGACGCCTCCCAGCAGCCGGGCCAGGCCCAGCGGGCCACACTGGACGAGCTGGCCCAGCGTTTCTCGGTCACCCGCGAGCGCATACGGCAGATCGAGCGCGACCTGCGCGACCACGTGATGGACTGGCTGAACGGACCGGCCGCCGCGCCGCTGAACGCCCACCTGTCCTGGCTGCGCACCCGGCTGGGCTCGGCCGTGCCCGCCGACGACCTCGCGGCGGCCGTGCCGTGGCACCGTACCGAGCTGATCACGCTCGCGATCCCCGCCTGGCGGTTCGTCCGCACGCTGCTCACGGGGTACGAGCAGGTGGACGGCTGGCTGGTCGCGGGCGGCGCGGACGAGCTCAGGGAGAAGACGCGGCAGCTGTTCGCCGACGGCCCCCGGCCACTCGACGAGGCGGTCTCCCTCGTCTCCCAGCTCGGCATCCGGGAGGACATCGCCGAGCGCTGGCTCGCGTCGGTGCCGCACCTACGCGTGCTGGACGGCCACGTCGTCCCCTGGCCGCGCAGCATGGGCGACAAGGCGGAGGCCGTGCTGGCGGTGACCCACGCGCCGCTCACCCCCGAGGAGATCCAGACGCGCATCGGCGAGGACTACAGCCTCGTCGGCATCCGCAACCAGCTCGCCTCCGACGAGCGGTTCATCCGGCTCGACCGCAGCAAGTACGGCCTGCGCCGCTGGGGCGGCGACGAGTACCTCGGCATCCGGGAGATGATCATTCGGGAGATCGAGCGCGCGGGCGGCGAGGCGTCCGTGAGCACGGTGGTGGACAACCTGACCTCCCGCTACGACGTGAGCGAGAGCTCCATCAGGGCGTACGCCGGAGGGCCGGGGTTCGAGCGGACCCAGCGCGGCTACATCAGGGTGGCCGGGCAGGACCAGGCCGAGCCGTACCAGCCGCGCCGCGACGTGTCGATGACCCGCCGCTGCTTCCGCAGCAGGGACGGCCGCTGGTGGCACCGGGTGGACGTGAACGCCGAGCACCTGCGGGGCTCGGGCTCCCCGCTGCCGACCGGTTTCGCCGCGCACCTCGGCATGGCGCCCGGCGGCCAGCTCACCGCCTCCACCGCGTCGGGTGAGGTGGTGATCAGCTGGCACAACCAGCCGACGATCGGCTCGATCAGGAACGTGCTGGCCGAGTACAACGCGTCCGAGGGCGACCACGTCTTCCTCACGGTCTCCGACGGCGGCGAGCTGCTGACCCGTTTCCTGCCCGCCGCGGCGGCCGGGCTGCCCGCGATCAACCAGGCGCTGCACCTGATCGGGTACACCGCTCCGGTGGCGTCGGAGGCCGAGGGCCTGCGGCTCATCGGCGCGCGCATCGGCCTGCCCGAGGGGATCGCCCGCGAGGAGGTCCTCGATCGCCTGCGCGAGCGCGGCGACCGCGACATCCTGACCTTCCTCGCCTGA
- a CDS encoding UvrD-helicase domain-containing protein yields the protein MPRLAISPEFLRGLGALTRPVRRDVAVAVRRFLLNASAAPHPERVRNSRDPRVATLRLADRHRGVVVRQEDVYWLLTVLPDAEAWSYAQRHRVGVNTAIGIVETWDAEALERIEPALRRAAESGGRPIFENWCDTDLLNIGVDARLLPLLRLMTSESHLTAVEPMLPQSQYAPLAALARGGSLAAAWRELDACRSRVADDVDPEDLLAALRRSPDRAAFAADAAELERILTLPAWCTFLYPPQHTYANWPAYEQPVLITGGAGTGKTVIALHRAALLARAATGPVLLVTFSQGLATELSARLDMIIDDELVRKRVEVGNVDRIAHRIVAAAEGRAPALVSSDDLADLWQEAAVGRFGSAFLLREWEQVILAQDLRTLEEYQAAARPGRGVRLDAEARTMVWEAVQHVVRRLRESGRRTLLQLASEAAGLLGRAVGDLLGDEAPGREPYRHIVVDEAQDLHPAQWRLLRAAVPAAPNDLFILGDPHQRMFDTRVALADVGIPARGFRLRISHRLPAEILSWGVRLRGGGPADGLVAGNAAMYGYRALDHGRRPVVREYVSAEAEITGLVSTVAEWLEEGVPTAQIAVAARTPDLVRNARTALREAGITVKVTSLHGMKGLEFRRVAVIGVADGIVPAPDALTPADEDPTARAHDLQRERGLLYVACTRAGELLYVSYSGRASPFIPA from the coding sequence ATGCCCCGGCTCGCGATCTCCCCGGAGTTCCTGCGCGGGCTCGGCGCGCTCACCCGGCCCGTCCGCCGGGACGTCGCCGTCGCGGTACGCCGGTTCCTGCTGAACGCGTCCGCCGCGCCGCACCCCGAGAGGGTGCGCAACAGCCGCGATCCCCGCGTCGCCACGCTCCGGCTGGCCGACCGTCACCGGGGGGTGGTGGTGCGGCAGGAGGACGTCTACTGGCTGCTCACCGTGCTCCCGGACGCCGAGGCGTGGTCGTACGCCCAGCGGCACAGGGTCGGCGTCAACACGGCGATCGGGATCGTCGAGACCTGGGACGCCGAGGCCCTCGAACGGATCGAGCCCGCCCTGCGCCGCGCGGCGGAGTCCGGCGGGCGGCCGATCTTCGAGAACTGGTGCGACACCGACCTGCTGAACATCGGCGTCGACGCCCGCCTGCTGCCGCTGCTGCGGCTGATGACGTCGGAGTCGCATCTCACGGCCGTGGAGCCCATGCTCCCGCAGAGCCAGTACGCGCCGCTCGCGGCGCTCGCCCGCGGCGGCTCGCTCGCCGCGGCCTGGCGCGAGCTGGACGCCTGCCGCTCGCGCGTCGCCGACGACGTCGACCCCGAGGACCTGCTCGCGGCGCTGCGGCGCAGCCCCGACCGGGCCGCGTTCGCCGCCGACGCCGCCGAGCTCGAGCGCATCCTCACGCTGCCCGCCTGGTGCACGTTCCTGTACCCGCCGCAGCACACGTACGCCAACTGGCCGGCGTACGAGCAGCCGGTGCTGATCACCGGGGGCGCGGGCACCGGCAAGACGGTGATCGCGCTGCACCGGGCCGCCCTGCTGGCCCGCGCGGCCACCGGCCCGGTGCTGCTCGTCACGTTCTCACAGGGCCTCGCGACCGAGCTGTCCGCGCGGCTCGACATGATCATCGATGACGAGCTGGTCCGCAAGCGCGTCGAGGTGGGCAACGTGGACCGGATCGCCCACCGCATCGTCGCCGCGGCGGAGGGCCGCGCCCCGGCGCTCGTCTCCTCCGACGACCTGGCCGACCTGTGGCAGGAGGCGGCCGTCGGGCGCTTCGGCAGCGCCTTCCTGCTGCGCGAATGGGAGCAGGTGATCCTCGCGCAGGACCTTCGCACGCTGGAGGAGTACCAGGCCGCGGCCCGGCCCGGCCGCGGCGTCCGCCTGGACGCCGAGGCGAGGACGATGGTGTGGGAGGCCGTCCAGCACGTCGTACGACGGCTGCGCGAGTCCGGCCGGCGCACCCTGCTCCAGCTCGCCTCCGAGGCGGCGGGCCTGCTCGGACGGGCCGTCGGCGATCTGCTGGGCGACGAGGCGCCGGGGCGGGAGCCGTACCGGCACATCGTCGTGGACGAGGCGCAGGACCTGCACCCGGCGCAGTGGCGGCTGCTGCGCGCGGCGGTCCCCGCCGCCCCGAACGACCTGTTCATCCTGGGGGACCCGCACCAGCGGATGTTCGACACGCGGGTGGCGCTCGCGGACGTCGGCATCCCCGCCCGCGGGTTCCGCCTGAGGATCTCCCACCGGCTGCCCGCCGAGATCCTCTCGTGGGGGGTGCGACTGCGGGGCGGCGGCCCCGCGGACGGTCTGGTCGCGGGCAACGCCGCGATGTACGGCTACCGCGCGCTGGACCACGGCCGGCGTCCCGTGGTGCGTGAGTACGTGAGCGCGGAGGCGGAGATCACCGGGCTCGTCTCCACCGTGGCCGAGTGGCTGGAGGAGGGCGTGCCGACCGCGCAGATCGCGGTCGCCGCCCGCACCCCCGACCTCGTGCGCAACGCACGCACCGCACTACGCGAAGCGGGCATCACGGTCAAAGTCACGTCCCTTCATGGCATGAAAGGGCTGGAATTCCGTCGGGTGGCCGTGATAGGCGTGGCTGACGGAATCGTGCCGGCGCCGGACGCGCTGACCCCGGCCGACGAGGACCCGACGGCCCGGGCGCACGATCTGCAACGCGAACGGGGGCTGCTCTACGTGGCATGTACGCGGGCAGGGGAGTTGCTCTACGTGTCCTATTCCGGCCGAGCCAGTCCCTTCATCCCGGCCTGA
- a CDS encoding class I SAM-dependent methyltransferase: protein MRYETPSLTRWNARAYDSSFGYVSAHGAPLVELLDPRPGERVLDLGCGTGVLTADIARRGAHVLGIDGSHSMIEQAIAHHPGLDFTVGDGYDFTVAQPYDAVFSNAALHWMSRDPDAVIGCVREALRPGGRFVAEMGGAGNCAALTAAVFTAWREYGLREPELPWYFPSPAEYALRLEKGGFTVRLLEYFDRPTPLDECPNGAADWVRMFAGSLLDRVPPAAVEPLLRRVNELAAPALRRETGWMADYVRLRFAAERR from the coding sequence TTGAGGTACGAAACTCCCAGTCTCACCCGATGGAACGCTCGCGCCTACGACAGCTCCTTCGGCTACGTCTCCGCCCACGGTGCTCCGCTGGTGGAACTGCTCGACCCTCGTCCCGGTGAGCGCGTGCTCGACCTCGGGTGCGGCACCGGCGTGCTGACCGCCGACATCGCCAGGCGCGGCGCTCACGTGCTGGGCATCGACGGCTCCCACTCCATGATCGAGCAGGCCATCGCGCACCATCCCGGACTCGACTTCACCGTGGGCGACGGTTACGACTTCACCGTCGCCCAGCCGTACGACGCGGTCTTCTCGAACGCGGCGCTGCACTGGATGAGCCGCGACCCCGACGCGGTGATCGGCTGCGTGCGGGAGGCGCTGCGGCCGGGCGGCCGGTTCGTCGCCGAGATGGGCGGCGCGGGCAACTGCGCGGCCCTGACCGCCGCCGTGTTCACCGCCTGGCGCGAGTACGGCCTGCGCGAGCCCGAGCTGCCGTGGTACTTCCCCAGCCCGGCCGAGTACGCCCTCCGCCTGGAGAAGGGCGGCTTCACGGTCCGGCTGCTGGAGTATTTCGACCGTCCCACCCCCCTCGACGAGTGCCCGAACGGCGCGGCCGACTGGGTCCGGATGTTCGCCGGCTCACTGCTCGACCGGGTCCCCCCGGCGGCCGTGGAGCCGCTGCTGCGCCGGGTCAACGAACTGGCCGCCCCCGCCCTGCGCCGGGAGACCGGCTGGATGGCCGACTACGTCCGCCTCCGCTTCGCAGCCGAACGCCGCTGA
- a CDS encoding ABC transporter substrate-binding protein — MTIRACVVTISSAAILLSAASACSKPSSPSSSDKPLPPLNPRADSLESGFGTMDRLVEAAKKEGALTVVGLPGGWVGYKEIIARFSDKYGIKVTSIAPEASSKQEIDTAARLKGTKQAPDVFDLTLEVAVANAKLFAPYRVTGWADIPDDVKEQRGRWFAAYGGYMSIGYDPRKVPAPASYGALVRPGTVVALPGDPRRVASAFDAVMAASLGKGLPDAARGVNLFARLKKGGMLGRPDQATAVVDWDFMNAARAASGRGAAAWRVTIPKNEVLASYYMQAVSADAPHPAAARLWEEFLLSDEGQNLFLKAFARPARIEAMEMRDALDGDAAARLPGVSGDPVILSVPEQDRAKAYVAANWARMVG; from the coding sequence GTGACCATACGTGCCTGCGTCGTGACGATCTCCTCGGCGGCGATCCTCCTGTCCGCGGCCTCCGCCTGCTCGAAGCCGTCGTCGCCGTCCTCGTCGGACAAGCCGCTGCCTCCCCTGAACCCCCGCGCCGACAGCCTGGAGTCCGGGTTCGGGACCATGGACAGGCTCGTCGAGGCGGCCAAGAAGGAGGGTGCGCTCACCGTCGTGGGCCTGCCGGGCGGCTGGGTGGGTTACAAGGAGATCATCGCGAGGTTCTCCGACAAGTACGGCATCAAGGTGACCTCGATCGCGCCGGAGGCGAGCAGCAAGCAGGAGATCGACACCGCGGCCCGGCTGAAGGGGACCAAGCAGGCGCCGGACGTCTTCGACCTCACCCTGGAGGTCGCGGTCGCCAACGCCAAGCTCTTCGCGCCCTACCGGGTGACCGGCTGGGCGGACATCCCCGACGACGTCAAGGAGCAGAGGGGACGCTGGTTCGCCGCCTACGGCGGCTACATGTCGATCGGCTACGACCCCCGGAAGGTGCCCGCTCCCGCGTCGTACGGCGCGCTGGTCAGGCCCGGGACCGTGGTGGCGCTGCCGGGCGACCCGCGCCGGGTGGCGTCGGCGTTCGACGCCGTGATGGCCGCCTCGCTGGGCAAGGGTCTGCCGGACGCCGCGCGGGGCGTGAACCTGTTCGCGCGGCTGAAGAAGGGCGGCATGCTCGGCCGGCCCGACCAGGCGACCGCCGTGGTGGACTGGGACTTCATGAACGCGGCGCGTGCCGCCTCCGGGCGCGGCGCGGCGGCCTGGCGGGTGACGATCCCCAAGAACGAGGTGCTCGCCTCCTACTACATGCAGGCGGTCAGCGCCGACGCGCCGCACCCCGCCGCCGCCCGGCTCTGGGAGGAGTTCCTGCTGTCCGACGAGGGCCAGAACCTCTTTCTCAAGGCCTTCGCCCGCCCCGCCCGCATCGAGGCGATGGAGATGCGCGACGCGCTCGACGGGGACGCCGCCGCCAGGCTGCCCGGGGTGTCGGGCGACCCGGTCATCCTGAGCGTCCCCGAGCAGGATCGGGCCAAGGCGTACGTGGCCGCGAACTGGGCCCGGATGGTCGGCTGA
- a CDS encoding putative acetyltransferase has product MVAPRLGARFVIAVTPADVGKRVTTRRTVPGGYRDAVGVLESWHDGVLIVRKRDGSLVEIAEDTLAAAKVVPPAPPAR; this is encoded by the coding sequence GTGGTGGCCCCTCGGCTCGGAGCCCGTTTCGTGATCGCCGTCACCCCCGCCGACGTGGGCAAACGGGTGACGACGCGACGCACGGTGCCCGGTGGGTACCGGGACGCGGTCGGCGTGTTGGAGTCCTGGCACGACGGCGTGCTCATCGTGCGGAAACGGGACGGAAGCCTCGTCGAGATCGCCGAGGACACCCTGGCCGCCGCCAAGGTCGTGCCGCCGGCGCCGCCCGCCCGGTAA
- the fdxA gene encoding ferredoxin, which yields MTYVIAQPCVDVLDKACIEECPVDCIYEGERMLYIHPDECVDCGACEPVCPVEAIFYEDDLPEQWKDFYKANVDFFEELGSPGGASKVGKINKDHPVVAALPPQGEDH from the coding sequence GTGACGTACGTCATCGCGCAGCCTTGCGTGGACGTCCTGGACAAGGCGTGCATCGAGGAATGCCCCGTCGATTGCATCTACGAGGGCGAACGCATGCTCTACATCCACCCCGACGAGTGCGTGGACTGCGGTGCGTGCGAGCCGGTGTGCCCCGTAGAGGCGATTTTCTACGAAGACGACCTTCCCGAGCAGTGGAAGGACTTCTACAAGGCCAACGTCGACTTCTTCGAGGAGCTGGGCTCGCCCGGCGGCGCCTCGAAGGTCGGCAAGATCAACAAGGATCACCCGGTGGTCGCGGCGCTCCCGCCGCAGGGTGAGGACCACTGA
- the dapC gene encoding succinyldiaminopimelate transaminase, with protein MLALPDFPWDRLVPYQDLARAHPGGIVDLSVGTPVDPVPPVAREALAAAADSPGYPLTYGTPRLREAAAGWLRRRHGVTVDPADVLPTIGSKELVAWLPTLLGVRPGDRVVFPELAYPTYDVGARLAGAEPYASDGLLALGPERVPLVWVNSPSNPTGRVLPAEHLRKVVAWARERGAVVASDECYIELGWEEHPVSVLHPDVCEGSHENLLAVHSLSKRSNFAGYRAGFVTGDPRLVRRLLEVRKHAGMMMPAPVQAATAAVLDDDAHADEQRERYARRRAALRPALERAGWRVEHSAAGLYLWATNGSGCWDQVRALAERGILVAPGEFYGDAGRAHVRIAVTATDERVDAAVSRLQ; from the coding sequence TTGCTTGCGTTGCCGGACTTCCCATGGGATCGGCTCGTGCCCTATCAGGACCTGGCACGGGCGCATCCCGGCGGGATCGTCGACCTGTCGGTCGGCACACCGGTAGACCCGGTGCCCCCGGTCGCCCGCGAGGCGCTCGCCGCCGCCGCCGACAGCCCCGGCTATCCCCTGACGTACGGCACGCCGCGGCTGCGTGAGGCGGCCGCGGGCTGGCTGCGGCGGCGGCACGGCGTCACGGTCGACCCCGCCGACGTGTTGCCGACCATCGGCTCCAAGGAACTGGTGGCCTGGCTGCCGACGCTGCTCGGCGTGCGGCCCGGCGATCGCGTGGTCTTCCCCGAACTCGCCTATCCCACCTACGACGTGGGCGCGAGGCTGGCCGGGGCCGAGCCCTACGCGTCCGACGGGCTCCTCGCGCTGGGCCCGGAGCGGGTCCCGCTCGTCTGGGTGAACTCGCCGTCCAACCCCACCGGGCGCGTCCTGCCCGCCGAGCACCTGCGCAAGGTCGTCGCGTGGGCGCGCGAGCGCGGCGCGGTCGTCGCGTCCGACGAGTGCTACATCGAGCTGGGCTGGGAGGAGCACCCGGTCTCCGTCCTCCATCCGGACGTGTGCGAGGGCTCCCACGAGAACCTGCTCGCGGTCCACTCGCTGTCGAAACGGTCGAACTTCGCCGGATACCGCGCGGGCTTCGTCACCGGCGACCCCCGGCTCGTACGGCGGCTGCTGGAGGTGCGCAAGCACGCCGGCATGATGATGCCCGCCCCGGTCCAGGCCGCGACGGCGGCCGTGCTGGACGACGACGCGCACGCCGACGAGCAGCGCGAGCGGTACGCCCGGCGACGGGCGGCGCTGCGGCCCGCGCTGGAGCGGGCCGGCTGGCGGGTCGAGCACTCGGCCGCCGGGCTCTACCTGTGGGCCACGAACGGCTCCGGCTGCTGGGACCAGGTGCGCGCCCTGGCCGAGCGGGGCATCCTCGTCGCGCCGGGCGAGTTCTACGGTGACGCCGGGCGTGCCCACGTCCGCATCGCCGTCACCGCCACGGACGAGCGCGTCGATGCGGCGGTCAGCCGCCTCCAGTAG
- a CDS encoding DUF4178 domain-containing protein translates to MTTAIVIVLSLATVVVLGVFAAARRTRARRPVRTPPAPAGGSSPSDPSADPDFFDPRTIRVGDTVYVEAARYRAAGALHCTMQGEKWTEYLLDEGARRYNWLSVEERPGREGEPLHLEVLLWTDVPTQGMVPAKHMLIVDGVEFSPIERGTAAFRSEGTTGLPERGLLDFADYRAADGRLLSFQRVQGGQWEASYARPLTPGSVRVDRLP, encoded by the coding sequence ATGACGACAGCGATCGTGATCGTGCTGAGCCTCGCCACGGTCGTCGTGCTGGGCGTCTTCGCCGCGGCCCGGCGCACCCGGGCGCGGCGGCCGGTCCGCACCCCGCCCGCCCCCGCGGGAGGGTCCTCGCCGTCCGACCCCTCGGCGGACCCGGACTTCTTCGACCCCCGCACGATCCGGGTGGGGGACACCGTCTACGTGGAGGCCGCACGTTACCGGGCCGCCGGCGCCCTGCACTGCACCATGCAGGGCGAGAAGTGGACGGAGTACCTCCTGGACGAGGGCGCCCGGCGGTACAACTGGCTGTCGGTCGAGGAGCGGCCGGGCCGGGAGGGCGAGCCCCTCCACCTGGAGGTCCTGCTGTGGACCGACGTGCCGACCCAGGGCATGGTGCCGGCCAAGCACATGCTGATCGTGGACGGCGTCGAGTTCTCCCCGATCGAGCGCGGCACGGCCGCCTTCCGCTCCGAGGGGACGACCGGGCTGCCCGAGCGCGGCCTGCTCGACTTCGCCGACTACCGGGCGGCCGACGGCCGCCTGCTGTCGTTCCAGCGTGTCCAGGGTGGTCAGTGGGAGGCGTCCTACGCCCGCCCGCTCACCCCCGGTTCGGTCCGGGTGGATCGGCTGCCCTGA